The genomic window GTCTGGAAAGTACCGAGGCGCGGCTCGCTGCGACCTCCACTTACGTCCCAGAGAAAGGTTGACCCATGGCCGCTCGCACCAGCCGCGTGCTGCACCGCTCGTTGCGCGAAACGCCGCCCAAGGCGATTGGCGGCGAAGGCGTCTATCTCTTCGCCGAGGACGGCCGGCGCATCATCGATGCCTCCGGCGGCGCGGCGGTCTCCTGCCTCGGGCACCAGCACCCGCGCGTGATCGCGGCAATGGCGAAGCAGGCCACGACGCTTGCCTATGCTCATACGGCGTTCTTCTCCTCCGAGCCGGCCGAGGCACTGGCTGAGGTGCTGGTCGGACATGAGCCTGGCGGGCTTGCCTACGCCTATTTCGTCAGCGGCGGATCGGAGGCGATCGAGGCCAGCATCAAGCTCGCCCGGCAGTATTTCATCGAGCGCGGCGAGCCGCAGCGGCAACACTTCATCGCGCGGCGACAGAGCTATCACGGTAACACGCTCGGCGCGCTTGCCGCTGGCGGCAATGCCTGGCGGCGCGCGCCCTATGCGCCGCTGCTCTCGGCGGCATTCAGCCACGTGACGCCGGCCTTCGCCTATCACGAGAAGCGCGAGGGCGAGTCGGATGCGCAGTTCGTCGCGCGCCTTGCCGCCGAGCTCGAAGCCGAGTTTCAGCGGCTTGGCCCCGGCACCGTCGCGGCGTTCCTCGCCGAGCCCGTCGTCGGCGCCACCGCCGGCGCCGTGACTGCACCCGAGGGCTACTTCAAGGCCATGCGCGAGATCTGCGACCGCCACGGCGCGCTGCTCATCCTCGACGAGGTCATGTGCGGCATGGGCCGCACCGGCACAACGCACGCCTGGGAGCAGGAAGGTGTCGCGCCCGACATCCAGGCCATCGCGAAGGGTCTCGGCGGCGGCTATCAGCCGATCGGCGCGATGCTCGCGAGTGGCAAGATCGTCGACACGATCCGCGCCGGCTCCGGCGCGTTCCAGCACGGTCACACCTATCTGGCGCATCCCCTTGCCTGCGCGGCCGCGCTCGCGGTGCAAAACGTGATCCGCGAAGATGGCCTGCTCGATCAGGTCAGGGAACGCGGACGACAACTCGAGCAACGGCTGACCGAACGCTTCGGTAATCACCGCCATGTCGGCGACATCAGGGGCCGCGGGCTGTTCTGGGCGATCGAGCTCGTCGCCGATCGCGCCAGCCGCACCTCGTTCGATCCAACGCTCAAGCTGCACCAGAAGATCAAGGCGGAGGCGCTCGCCAACGGGCTCGGCTGCTATCCCGGCGGCGGCACCGTGGACGGGGTGCGCGGCGACCACGTGCTGCTGGCGCCGCCCTATATCGCTTCCGCAGACGAGATCGATCTGATCGTCGACAGGCTCGGCACGGCCGTCGACAACGTGTTGCGTAGTGTCAATCACTGAGGGGAGACTAGCATGATGAGGAAAGTGGTTATCGCAGCGGGCGTGCTCGCAGCATCGACGGTCGTCGCTTCGGCCGCGACGCTCGACACGGTGAAGAGCCGCGGCACGCTGGTGTGCGGCGTCAGCGCCGGCTTTGCCGGCTTCTCCGCACCGGACTCGCAAGGCAACTACAAGGGTCTCGACGTCGACTATTGCCGCGCCCTCGCGGCCAGCGTGCTCGGTGATCCCAACAAGGTGCGTTACGTCTC from Bradyrhizobium zhanjiangense includes these protein-coding regions:
- a CDS encoding aspartate aminotransferase family protein is translated as MAARTSRVLHRSLRETPPKAIGGEGVYLFAEDGRRIIDASGGAAVSCLGHQHPRVIAAMAKQATTLAYAHTAFFSSEPAEALAEVLVGHEPGGLAYAYFVSGGSEAIEASIKLARQYFIERGEPQRQHFIARRQSYHGNTLGALAAGGNAWRRAPYAPLLSAAFSHVTPAFAYHEKREGESDAQFVARLAAELEAEFQRLGPGTVAAFLAEPVVGATAGAVTAPEGYFKAMREICDRHGALLILDEVMCGMGRTGTTHAWEQEGVAPDIQAIAKGLGGGYQPIGAMLASGKIVDTIRAGSGAFQHGHTYLAHPLACAAALAVQNVIREDGLLDQVRERGRQLEQRLTERFGNHRHVGDIRGRGLFWAIELVADRASRTSFDPTLKLHQKIKAEALANGLGCYPGGGTVDGVRGDHVLLAPPYIASADEIDLIVDRLGTAVDNVLRSVNH